AGGGGCTTAAATTTGTTGAAGCAAAAGCAGCTGCCTCAATCCCATGATTTGAGAATTCAAGCCTTGTGAGGCTTGGGTCTCTTGAAATGCCTGCCTCATTTAAGAATGTGCTTGTTGAAGGACTGAATTCCCCTGTTACATCTTGAATACTTGGTAGAAGCTTTGGCATGGGTTGATGCCTCCTGCATGAAATATCTTCAATTAGACTTAAAATTCAGAAACATGGTAAATGATCATGCATTGATTAAGTACAAGAAATTATTCACAAATGATTACTTTCCTGCAAAATCCAACCTTTGTAATGATGATGCACAGTCACAGCCCCGCAATTGTTCCATGGTTTGTAAAAGATTTAAGTAATAATGCTCATGGTAGGCTGGAGGGCTTGTCATCATGCATTGAACTAATGTTCTCACAAAGCCTTCCACATTGTGCTCATATAATATATGGATTCCACACATTTGAACCTCCACACTTGGATTTTGGCTTTCAAATGAAGCCCATATGTACTTGTGTTGATTGATCAACTTATCATGAAATAGAATCCCTGGTATGTAAAATATCAAGAGTCGATGTGACTCATTAAATATGTCTCTGGAGAGTGGGAAGGCTATATAAGGTGACAAGTGGTCTTCACCGGCCCCCAAAAGACTAGAAAAGTGGACAGAAATTGCTGAATTCAAATTGTCACAGCTGGAACTAGCAGCTGAATGCCTGTTGACAGCATAAAGAGCATACACTGCAAATCCCATCCATGCCCTATCGTAAACTAGATTTGGAGGCAGCGGCAATCTCACGTAGGATCGAAAATTTTGATGATGGAACCAAAGAGGAGTCGCACTTTGAGGAAATAGATAATCATACAAGTGAAACCGGGCGCAATCTTCCTGCACCAAACAAAAGAATACAAATTTATAAACCATAGGAAGGCCTAATGCCCCCCTAGTAATTAATACATGGAAGACTGAGATTATGAATCAACTGAAATATTACATATATTGGAATTTTAGTATTTGAAGTAAGATTCACAGGACTAAAAAGAGTCCTACATGATCTCATTTcacctttttctaatttttttcagAAAAATGTTTACACCATATGCCCAACCTAACCCTCAAAACTTCTATTACACGTTGCTTATTCTAATACTTTTTGATTACTCTTGATTCTTTAAATTCTAATACTTTTTATAAGTCttgattttttaaatatacatatatacaacaaaattataaattattttggggaaaccTGATATAATCTAAGCAGCAAAGAGGTGAGCTCTCTTTTCAGCCTGGGGATGGAGTTCTGTTGGGAACTGGACTGGCTGGATTTTGCATCATTAATATGGTAATTATGCCTCGGATTCATGTGAAACTCAATGAATTGTTCATGACGTTGACGCAGCTCATCTGGGCTCCCAAAAGTGTCATGGCTTAAATTTTCAACAAACTCGGGTAGATCTTCCTGAAATAGAACACGTGCACCACACATCCTAACATTTACACCTGGGCTATGGGACTTAATTTCAGGGCTTATGCAACTGCGTTCATCTAAATGATCTCTAACAATCTCATGCGACACATACAACCAAATTCGAAATGACCCAACATGGGGTACTTTGTCTTTTGGGATTTTAAACGCCAAGAATTTGTCAACAGGACCTCCATCAATGTCCAAACGGCAGATGAGTTTGTGAAAATGTGTCAAGTCCTGACTAGCATCCTCTTGGAATTCAAAAGCAGCATACAAAGCAACTCCCCTCCATTTATCATCACTATACAAATCTGAACGCAGGGGTAGTGGTACAGAAGATCCAGGGCTCTTATGAATGAACCACTCTGGAATTTCAGTTGGCTCATTTCGAGCACCTGAAATGCAGTAAAATGTATCACTTTCTTGAATTTGCTCCTGCAAAACAAAAAGGAGGAAaaggtttaaaaaatttaataaagctCATATGAGGGTCCAACAACACACTCTTAAACCCTTATGTAAACATATCAAACTAGCATATAAGCTCATTACAAATCGTATTCCTAATTGATATGGGAGTCACTGACATGGAATGTACTTGGACTATTAATAATCGTATCATATTTATCTTCATGTGGGTGTTGtgtgtagagagagagatagagagagagagagagagagagagacctccATGTATTTTTGCCACAGTGGTTGAAGGTGCATATCCAACAAAGAAATTGGGCTAATTTGGTACTCTTCATCCTCAGCATCTTCGAGGCAATCGATAATAGTGAATCCTGTTTCACCAGAAGTCCACACAATGAACCGATTTGAATAATTTTCTAGCGAAGTGCACCCTCGTGCCATTACAAGTTTTATGCTCAATGGAAGATATGGCAACGATTGAAGCATGCTACATTTATTCAAGTAGAGAACTTTAAGCTTTGAAAGCTCAGAGATGCAACCAGGCAAGCATGTAAAGTTGTTGCTGCTTAGATTAAGAGATCTCAATGATGATAAGCAATTAAGATCATCCGGGATCGACCCATCCAATAGATTGCAGTCACTCAAGTCCAGAGATTCCAAAGAGCTTAAACCCGAAAATGAAGGCAAGAACAAACTGATCGGTTCTGACATTCTGAAGAGGGAGTCCCACGATAGAGCTGGCTGACACTTGCAGCCTGATAGATTGAGAGTTCCAAGAAATTCCAATGTGCAAATAACAGTAGGGAAACATAAAAGGTTCTGGCAATTCGCTAAATTCAACAACGTAAGGCCTGTAAGGTGTTTGAATGATGATGGTAGTTCTTTGATGGCAGTCCCATCCAAATAAAGCTTAGACAATTGTCTCATATTTGGGTCAACCTCTGGAAACTCCACTAGACTTGAACACCCAGAAAGGTTAAATGTTTTGAGGGATTCTAATTTGATCTTCTGCGGAAAGGTACTTAGACATTCACAACCTTTTAGATTCAATAGATTAAGCCTTTTGAGAGCTGTAATGGATGGGTGAACCTTTGTCAATTTTGTACAACCTTGAAGAATCAACTGCTGAAGATTTTTGACTCCACCCAAGTCAGGAGTTTGGATCAAGTCGTGTGAGTTACTCAAATCAATAACTTTTAACTTGTCTAATCTCTGTCGGAAACCAAAAAACATGAATTAATAAAAGGAGACAAGTATGCTACTATGGATTGAACTTTactttttttctaaataaaaaataaaacttgcACTGCATAAATAAGTGAAAATTGATCTTACCATGTTCCCTTTCCATAGCTGTTCAATGCCACTCCGGTGCATAATGAGTTCAACGAGTTTGAGTGGCTGGAAACTTCCTGGTGTGGATTTTAAAGGATATCCATGCCATTCCATTAAACATAACTCGTTAGAAAGATAATTGAGGCCTGGATTAACATGCACATCATAGATTCTAAgtagttttaattttttcattcttgACAAGACATCAACTTTACACCGTGCCACTTTTTCTCCAGGCAAGTACTCAAATACGCCATCAACTGCTCCTGCTTCCTAGAAATTGAGAGTTGAGATAATGAAATTAGTCAACGTAAAGCATACATGGTAACGAGATATATCATATATTTCCTCTCCCCCAAAATTTACGTCCAAACAAACGAAGCTACTCACCTCACTTTCCATCAGTCCATCGCAAGAGTCCTTATAGCGCCACAACCTGGTACGAGCTTCAAGTGGCTCACCAGCAGCAATTCGCTGACCCATTTCTTGTAGCAGCCCATGCATCCACAATTTTTTCCCTACAATGCTTATGAGAGATTTGTCCATAAGAGCATCTATTTCGCTTTCAGAGTAGTACCCGCAGCTTTCTAGTATGTCTGCTACCCGACCTCTGTCCTCTCCTTTAAAGAAACAAGCAATATCCAAAAAAAGGTTTTTCTTTCGATCCTCCAGCTCATTAAAACATATTCGAAGTGTTTTCATTATGTTTACATGAGGAACTTTTTTTAGTTGATCTCGGGCACTTTCCCACACCTCCTTTTTCTTACCACATAGTGAGGAACCCAGAACTTCAAGAGCTAAAGGAAGGCCTTTGGCATAATTAACAAAATCATTGGCTATTTGCATAAGATCATTTTCTGGTTCAGGATTTGGATTCTTGAAGGCTTTCCGGCTAAAGAGTTGCAAAGCCTCATCATCATTCAATCTCTTTACTGGGTATATCTTATCCACTCCGTGTGACACCAACAATTGTCTATCTGTACTTGTCATAATTATTCTACTCCCCGGACCAAACCAACGCTGATTTCCagctaatttttttaattgttcACTTTCATCCACTTCATCAAGAACAACGAGAACCTTTTTACAGCGTAGCCTTTTTCCTAGCACATCAGTTCCCTTCTGCACATCCCATTTCTTTCCAGCACTTAGCAACTTCATGTCAGAAAGGAGTCTTTCCTGTGAAGCAAGCAAGCCTTCTGCCCGAACGTTAAGAAAACTGCTAGCTTTAAATTCAGAACGAATATCATCGTAGGTAGCTCTTGCCAGAGTTGTCTTGCCTATTCCACTCATGCCATATATTCCTATGAACAAAACACCATCCGACTCCAACtctaaatatgattttatttccTGCACCCGACGTACCATCCCAAAAAGATCCTCGGAAACACTTGGTAGTGTATTGTTCAATTCAGAATATATTGCTTCGACAATATCATTGATATATTCTAACTCAAGCCTGCAAAAaaatcaaccaaaactcacaATTTGGCAAGagagttttgaatttgaatgtataAACTGTCCAGTGATAATTCTCCTCTCAAGGTCATGCAAACTGTAGGAGAATTATGTATTTCCTATTGAACTGAACAGGGGTCTCAAGTGGGAGACTTAGGATCATGGTCTTAAATTCTCGAGAAAGTGTCAAAATTTATgtcgaaatttctgatttccgtcaccctcaaaatcgCTGGCTTGCTTACTTTCTTTCAAAATCTTAACAATTCATCATAAATGTATCGAAAACTTGTGTACATTTGAACTATGAAATTAAAATGAGGGATTTAGGAGTgaaatgaaatttctcttttagtttattttatttatttttatcaaaacaaatgattattacaattgtttttgaaattatatgaaaaaacaaACTTaacacaacattttatttaaccattcttttctaaattgtcattatttgtataataaataatatttaaatgatttatcaatttcatttaaattaattgattcactaaatatgtttaatatatttacttgtaatatattagtcctaaaacttacttTATTATGTCtgttaatcatttctaaagcttcataaaagaattacatgttttactactaattttcattattttttcaaatcgaaattggaattgacattgaaatcaaaatttccgtacttttggaacTTCGAAGTTTGagttaaaatcaaaatttaagaccttgcttagGACATAATCATAACGGTATTTTCTTAGTTGAAACACTTGCCATGTTTAGAAGCTTTCAATAGGGAATTTACATTCAAATTTGTGTGAATCTAGACGAAATTCACTACAGTTTTATGTTAGGATGTTATcgaaatttacacaaatttaaattgagggttagaaaattttcaaacttgGGTCCGAGATAATTCTATTTTCATAAATGTACACAGAGTGTCAAGTCACGTAACTTTTCTCTTCtcgttttctatttttttttcctttcaatttGTTCTATGCATAAAACCCTATGGCGTAGTTATTCTATTTTCAAACACTATCATTTGAACAAATTTCGACAAAATTAAAGTCTTGTGGTTATGGACATTAAAGTGCATGCAAATATTAGGTTTCGAACTTGAAACAATAATTAATCTTGCATTTAAGGGTACAACTTTTGAATTTTAAAGTTAAATTCatgtaaatttgaaaaaaataaataatataaaatagaaTTTAATTTTTCACACAAATTTAAGATTAATATCAAAAGCCCATAACCTCAaacataattacgataataaaAATCCATAACCTCAAACACAGTTATGATAATATGGACATAATATGCTAATACGTTCTTTCCTCAAAAAGGAAATAAAGAATGCTTTTACCGGCCGTCCTGCACATGCTCTCCCCTACAATTAGCGACGGCCGTCATCGCCGCCTTCCACGTCTCCACCCTAGCTCGCCTCTCCTTATCCGCAGCGTGGGCGTCGAACGCATCCTTGAACTTCCCCCGCTGCTTCCTCACGTCGCTCGGGTCCACGTGGTAGAAAACCGGAAAAACCTGCAGCCCCTTCTCCTCCGCGCACCTCATTATCCCCGCTAACTCGTCTAGGCACCACCCCGAGTCGGCGTACCTCTCCGACAACACCACCACCGCCATCTTCGCTTCCTCGATGGCTCGCCAGAGTGCCGGCGAAATGGGTTTCCCCACCTTGAGCCCCTCGTTGTCTCTGAACGTCGGAATCCCCTTCTCCAGCAGAGCATCGTACAGGTATGCGGTGAAGGTGGTGCGAGTGTCTTCACCTCTGAAACTCAGAAACACTTCATGGTCCGCGCCCGATTCCAAAGCATAAGAgtaattagaagaagaagaagaagacgccATTAATTGAAGACCCAGATGGGTTTGAGCTCAATTTCTTGCTTGTGGAGGAAAATTCAGCTCACCGGGGGGAACTTGACACGATTTCTGAGGTTTTGTGTTCAGCATTCACATCATGCTTGTTAGATCATGTGGGTAAGTAATTAATGAAGTATTAAAATCGATTAGTGGAGAAATGAGAACACGAACAGAGCTCCGACAAGAACGGAATGGCATGTCTGAACACTCTTCCCAGGCGCGTGCGGGGTGCCTGGTGCAAATATTATGCCACTctcatataattttaaaatttgtgccCTTTAGAAATcgaaaaatatgaagaaattcattttttttcttttttatgtttagttattaagacaaatataaaaaataaaaatatattaaattagttaataaaaatataattttatacatagtttatatgtaactttttttttttaatttttaatcatatatattttttaatttttaataatatttagtattgagagaaaatataataaaggataaatttatttttttttccttttctttttttttttcaattaaaattctTAATATTAAGTACACAATTGCATTCTCAATTATATACTTAATACACATTTCACGGAAGCTTGGATGAGGTGAtgatgattatttatttatttattaattttaaggCTAATAATGTGGGTGACATTTAtagcatttttaatttttttttagttgtgagagcatttttttttcttttttagattttaaatttttttaaaaaatattatatttattttaagattttttaacatttgaatgaaaaattttaaaaaattcaaaaacttgTTGCTTTGAAAGTTATTCATGCAAGCAtggaaaaattataaaataactttatttttataatttattagaaACAAAACTTAAtgtatttattttgatattgaaaattttaaggtaGATGTCTCTCAATTATGAGAGGCATTTTAGTCTATTCATGTTCGCTTAACAAATTCTTAAGAAtatgtcattattattattatgttagagACATTTCATTGATAAAGTTTTGAGCATTGTGATGGGAGTCGgtgataatattattataataagtCTAGTGGTGAACTTAGTAATAAATTAATCATAAGCGACAAAGTTAGGCGACGgacatgtattattattattatttaataatttaaaaattttattcaccATTGCGTCACTTTGGATATTATGGTGTAACATCAAACTTAACAGTTAAAAGTCGTCTGCCCATTAATACAACTTTGTTAATTCACTAGTATAATGTTTTAAGGAAAAATCAAACCCGTAACCTTGGGATTActcttgtattattattattattatacactttAAAACCTTTGAAAACAAAAACCATACGACCATGTCCCGGGCACATTTCACTAATAGTGCCCATTTGGCCAATGACTTTTTGGGAGACCAAGTTTCTCTcccaaatataataataataataataatttttgctAATGCCCATTGCCCAATgctttttttaattatatttttatgtcTTTATCCGATAATCAAACAAGTAcaacaaattaattaataaagaCAAAATTTTGGCCtcctataatttttaaatatattttgggtTTGCTTCCCCAAATGCAAAAAATTCAAAGAATCCACGCAAGTGCCGACAATGCTTGATTTATTTAAATAACTAAAAGttatttattttcaattataaatGGAAAagcaaatatatattttttatttgattaaagCACGACTAAAAGTTGTCACAAGTGAGGGTTGGCAAGAAAAATGGAACCAAACCAcaaaatcaaattaaattgaactcaaaaaataattaatcatttttatttagtttttctttttaaaaatttaatttctttttttattggtTTGGTTTAACTCTgcttgtgatgcacttaatgtcctaatttttttcaTACAGTCGATTCCAAGCTtgagtaaaggaggagggttatgttaggtagctgacagccaacgTAAAATTTTGTCAGATCACTATAATATGAATCCTTATTGAATATTCGCTGGGGCGTCCCCTGCGGGCAACGCGTTGCACTTTAACCACTCGAGTGTAGGGAAAAGTGtacgagggtgggctaggtcgtcgccctgAAGCGATGCATTgtgtcggcgcccgggtacggtgtcaaatatgagAAGGTTCCTACATCATtttagattaacaacttggaatatagggacacttacgggtaaaaacaTGAAAAATTGTAGATATAATGATCAGaagaaaatttaatataaaaactaagtgggtgagggagaaagctagagaaattgataaattaggatttaaactttggtacactggaaaagaaaatataagaataaagtagacattattatagacaaaaacttaaaagatagcattgtggatgtaactaCAGTAGagaatagaattataaaaatcaagatggtattaagaCAAGAGATAGTAAATATTATTAGTGTTTATGCTTctcaagtcggcttagcagaaaatcttaagagataattttgggaaaatatgaatagtattatacaaggcatactagggactaagaaaatatttatagaaggAAATCTGAATGAACATGTTGGAAGAGATAGTAAAaaatatgagaggatacatataggatatggatatggagacaaaaatgagtccggggagatgatcttagaattcgctatgtcatatgattttagtataattaatacttactttaagaagagagaagaacacttaataacctttaaaagtgggcaaaatagaagtcaaatagaatttttttaactaggagggtagatcagttatcatgcaaggattgtaaagttattccaggtgaaagcctaagtacacaacatagagttttagtgttagatatatgtattaaaaaaatgaaaaaaaaaagataaaataaaccattataagagaactagatggtgaaacttaaaaggagaaaatataataaaatttaaggataaaatgatcaaagatgcgGATTGGATCATAgaagatgggatagatacaaatactctttggaatagattaatTAGCTCTaataaaaagatagtaaaagagattttaggtgaatcaaaatgaagattctcgaatagcaaagagagtagGTGGTGGGATAaagtgttgttttttgtcccacattgataGAATAGTTCCATATTAGtataaaatgttgttttgaattttttatattatttgtcccacattggagaaaagtgttttttggacttgagatTGAAGTtctataaagagctcaactcttcatttgtaaacacacctcaaagttatactttgtcaagaagtagtggattgatcgtcagcGACCGAAAATGTAGGTAATTCTATATTGAATCTCAtgaatttcttgtcttgtttttttttactattttattattagtttctgcattactttaatttcttatatattcaatagtaataactgtagtattggtgtttaacacaagtggggtgcccggcacaacaattggtatcagagttaggttgaatagtgttgatacagAGGTGTTCCTCTATttggatccttgattccatgtttgatgtctaagaaagaccttatctaagcgagtgctcagagatcatTGTGGTTCAGTCACTCCCTAGAGGTCGACctagtcaaagtggaatttcataagataaaacagagtagatACAGTTGGTATGTACTATttatcctaggccttttgctttgttggttgctattgaatatatagaagatgacagaaattagtgcagcagtagaagaaactttgtccacacgaactccaaccctttcggcttcgacatcatcatcgaagacgatagctaatgctcagtttgaaaagagaaatttgatggtaccaataattttggtatgtggcaatgtgtgGTGATGGACATCTagtatcaacaagaactagatattgctttggatgataaaccagtagatatgagtGACATAGATTGGGAACAGATCAATCGTtaggcatgtggtacaattcgtctGTGTCttgccaaaaataaaaaatattgtgttatgagggagacatctgcaaagaaattgtggaagacattagAAAATACATTTATGACAAAGAGTCTAGAAAAttagctctatttgaaaaagaaattgtttcatttctagtatcaaccaggtatttcgattaatgaccacattaatgctttcaataaaattttggccgatttgttaaatttggatgaaaaggtgaaagatgaggataaagtcatattgttactgaattctctccctgatgagtataaacatttgaccaccactttattgtatgggaaatataaagttacttatgatgttgtttgtactatattgattagtactgaatgccaAAAGAAGGATCacagggtccataaggaaacagcaaaagcactaacaataaggggacattCTCAGAatcgtatgcctggaaggaagagtaaatctcataggaggagtaaatctcgtgggagacttGTTAAAGATAAATGCGCCTTTTAttgtgagagagggcattggaagaaagatttcCCTacattacagcagaagaataagggcaaagcacattctaatgccaatatagccaatgatgatggaagtgagtcagatttttttcttattggaacatcttcgtcacattattttggtgagtggattttggattctggttgttcctatcacatgtgtcctaatagggaatggttttctaattttgaagaattagatggtggggttgttttaatgggaaatgataatacttgtaaaacaattggaatatgatcaatacagttgaaatgtcaagatgaaactattaagaccttaactgatgttaggtatgttccaaacctaaagaagaatctaatttcattgggtgtcttagaatctaaagggttcactatcactttgaaagatggatccttaaagattaaatcaggt
The Malania oleifera isolate guangnan ecotype guangnan chromosome 13, ASM2987363v1, whole genome shotgun sequence DNA segment above includes these coding regions:
- the LOC131146685 gene encoding TMV resistance protein N-like, whose translation is MASSSSSSNYSYALESGADHEVFLSFRGEDTRTTFTAYLYDALLEKGIPTFRDNEGLKVGKPISPALWRAIEEAKMAVVVLSERYADSGWCLDELAGIMRCAEEKGLQVFPVFYHVDPSDVRKQRGKFKDAFDAHAADKERRARVETWKAAMTAVANCRGEHVQDGRLELEYINDIVEAIYSELNNTLPSVSEDLFGMVRRVQEIKSYLELESDGVLFIGIYGMSGIGKTTLARATYDDIRSEFKASSFLNVRAEGLLASQERLLSDMKLLSAGKKWDVQKGTDVLGKRLRCKKVLVVLDEVDESEQLKKLAGNQRWFGPGSRIIMTSTDRQLLVSHGVDKIYPVKRLNDDEALQLFSRKAFKNPNPEPENDLMQIANDFVNYAKGLPLALEVLGSSLCGKKKEVWESARDQLKKVPHVNIMKTLRICFNELEDRKKNLFLDIACFFKGEDRGRVADILESCGYYSESEIDALMDKSLISIVGKKLWMHGLLQEMGQRIAAGEPLEARTRLWRYKDSCDGLMESEEAGAVDGVFEYLPGEKVARCKVDVLSRMKKLKLLRIYDVHVNPGLNYLSNELCLMEWHGYPLKSTPGSFQPLKLVELIMHRSGIEQLWKGNMRLDKLKVIDLSNSHDLIQTPDLGGVKNLQQLILQGCTKLTKVHPSITALKRLNLLNLKGCECLSTFPQKIKLESLKTFNLSGCSSLVEFPEVDPNMRQLSKLYLDGTAIKELPSSFKHLTGLTLLNLANCQNLLCFPTVICTLEFLGTLNLSGCKCQPALSWDSLFRMSEPISLFLPSFSGLSSLESLDLSDCNLLDGSIPDDLNCLSSLRSLNLSSNNFTCLPGCISELSKLKVLYLNKCSMLQSLPYLPLSIKLVMARGCTSLENYSNRFIVWTSGETGFTIIDCLEDAEDEEYQISPISLLDMHLQPLWQKYMEEQIQESDTFYCISGARNEPTEIPEWFIHKSPGSSVPLPLRSDLYSDDKWRGVALYAAFEFQEDASQDLTHFHKLICRLDIDGGPVDKFLAFKIPKDKVPHVGSFRIWLYVSHEIVRDHLDERSCISPEIKSHSPGVNVRMCGARVLFQEDLPEFVENLSHDTFGSPDELRQRHEQFIEFHMNPRHNYHINDAKSSQSSSQQNSIPRLKRELTSLLLRLYQEDCARFHLYDYLFPQSATPLWFHHQNFRSYVRLPLPPNLVYDRAWMGFAVYALYAVNRHSAASSSCDNLNSAISVHFSSLLGAGEDHLSPYIAFPLSRDIFNESHRLLIFYIPGILFHDKLINQHKYIWASFESQNPSVEVQMCGIHILYEHNVEGFVRTLVQCMMTSPPAYHEHYYLNLLQTMEQLRGCDCASSLQRLDFAGKRHQPMPKLLPSIQDVTGEFSPSTSTFLNEAGISRDPSLTRLEFSNHGIEAAAFASTNLSPSSIYLGIPFQNGHCASTLEASGLESWFKTYLENHCEIRGVFNHCFPQREIPGWFSYQSNGSSVAIELPENIFNDPTWMGFAFCAAFSFHKHPTAVRNSLQGTDTGGSHRLICQLTTNLGPMTPLFFHSISEDDVLISLHRRAFIWVSFIPRVLFLSHYWTTLCTWIQFSFLSDGQDSSVLDCGLNLVYQQDMEEFSRTIVRCVTSYVDYLYRIRESSKEESVVYGRLPIYHNDDDNVLNGTCDYSYEKERLVIHELGESSGENVPYCSYEDQATENNQSYKCRFMVGA